CCGGACCAGAGGACGGATACGGTCGTCATGCACCTTCTCCTCATGGGGAAAGAAGAAATGAATGAAGACCCGCCGGATATTGGTCTCAATGAAGACAACCGGTGTGTTGTATGCAAACGCAACGATGGATGCAGCTGTTGCAGGGCCGATGCCGGGGAGAGTGACAAGCTCTTCGGGAGTTTCAGGAAGTCTGCCGCCGAATGTTTCCATGACGATACGGGCGGCATCCCTAAGCATCTTTGCCCGCCTGTTATACCCCATCCCCTGCCAGACACGCAGCACCTCTTCAAGCGGTGCTTCGGCGAGAGTGGCGAAATCAGGGAAGGCGGCCAAAAATTCCGGGTATTTTGTATGCACCCGTGCCACCTGCGTCTGCTGGAGCATCACCTCTGCGACGAAGATGGCATAGGGATCTCTCGTCTCCCGCCATGCCATCTCCCGCCGGTTCGCATGGTAATACTGCCGGATAATGTCACGAAACTCTGTGACAGCCTCGGAAGAGAGAAGATTTCCGTCAGATTCTGCAGTAAACGGTGTTTTATTGTGAGCAAAAAAAGGGGATGTCAGTTTGGTTTCGGGATCAGCCATGATAATGGGATAACGGCTCAATCGTGATAACATCCGTCTTCAGGCTGCGGATGGCCTGTGCTGCGGCGTTCGCTGCCTGAATGGTGGTGATATAGGGAATATTGTAGTCCAGCGCCGCCCGCATGATACGGACATGGTCCTGCCGGGAGTATTTTCCGGAGGGTGCATTGATGATAAGCCGCAGGTCGCCCCGGCGCATCACATCGATGACATTGGGGGAACCCTCCTGCACTTTCCGGACAAGGCTCGCGGAGATGCCATTTGATTCGAGGAATTCCACGGTACCTTTTGTCCCGAAGATCTTCAGGCCCAGTTCATGCAGATTCTGGGCAGCGGGAAGGACGCCTTCCTTGTTCTCAGTCCCGACCGATATGAATACATTCCCATCAAGCGGCAGTTCATTGTCTGCAGAGAGACAGGCCTTGTAATAAGCACGGCCAAAGTCGTAATCAATACCCATCACTTCACCGGTGGACTTCATCTCCGGACCGAGGACAGTATCAACACCGGGGAGTTTGTTGAAGGGCAGGAGAACTTCCTTTACGGCGACATGTGACATCTCTGGTTCTGAAACCCCCAGATCTGCAAGTTTCTGCCCGAACATTACCTTTGCGGCAATCTTTGCAAGCGGCAGACCGGTGGCCTTTGATACAAAGGGCACCGTCCGGCTGGCACGCGGATTGGCCTCAAGGATATACACAATCTCATCTTTGACGGCAAACTGGATGTTGATGAGCCCGACCACGCCGATGCCGACGGCAAGGCTTTTGGTATACTTCCGCACCGTCTCAATCACGTCAGCCGTAAGAGACTGGGGCGGAATGACACAGGCCGAGTCACCGGAGTGTACACCGGCTTCCTCGATGTGCTCCATGATACCGCCTATCAGGACATCCGTTCCGTCACATACTGCATCAACATCGATCTCGATTGCATTCTGCAGGAATGAATCGAGGAGCACCGGGTGCTGACGGCTGACCCGCACCGCCTCGCGGATATAGGTCTGGAGTTCAATCTCGTCATGCACGAGCTCCATCGCACGCCCGCCAAGGACATACGAAGGCCGCACGAGAAGCGGGAACCCAATCTTCTCTGCGATGGCAAATGCCTCCTCTTCCGAGTAGGCAGAACCATTGGCAGGGGACGGGATCTCAAGCTCTTCTAAGAGCTGGCTGAAGCGGTCCCGGTCCTCTGCCATGTCCATTGCGTCAGGAGCAGTGCCGAAGATTTTGGTATTCAGGTTTCCGGACGCGACCGCACGCTCCAGCGGGAGGGCGAGATTGACCGAATTCTGTCCACCGAACTGCACCATCACACCGGCGTAGGTATCGGACTTCAGGATATTGGTCACGTCCTCAAGGGTCATCGGCTCAAAGAAGAGCCTGTCTGACGTATCGTAGTCCGTTGAGACAGTCTCCGGGTTGTTGTTGACAATATGCACCTCAACCCCCTCTTCCCGGAGAGCCATCACGGCATGAACCGTACAGTAATCAAACTCAATGCCCTGACCGATACGGATGGGGCCGGACCCGAGGATGAGGACCTTCTCCTTTTCGTCATGGACAATCTCGTTCTCATCCTCCCAGGTGGAGTAGAAGTACGGGGTGGTCGCCGGAAACTCAGCGGCACAGGTGTCGACCATCTTGTAGGTGGGCATGCCGCCCACGTCTCCCACCATCTGTTCCGAGATGCCGGAGAGGGTGGCAATCTCCTCAGAGGAGAAACCGGCCCGGCGCGCTTCCTTAATGGTCTCAGGTGTAGGGTTTCCTGCCGCAAGGGTTTCTTCCATCTGCACGATATTACGTATCTTTTCGAGGAAGAACGGTGCGATTAAAGTGAGCTCTGCTACTTCCTCAACAGAGAAACCGGCCCGGAACGCATCAAAGATACACCCGAAGCGTTCATCGGTCGGGTTTGCGAGGAGCATACGAATCTCCGACTCAGAGGTGTGGGAATAAATATCCGTGTCAAGAGAGCGCATCGCCTTCTTGAACGCCTCCTCGAGCGTGCGCCCGATGGACATCACTTCACCGGTGGACTTCATCGCTGTCGTCAGTGTACGGTCCGCATTCGGGAATTTATCAAACGGCCACCGCGGCACCTTCACGACCACATAGTCTATTGCCGGTTCAAACGATGCCGGGGTACATCCGGTGACGGTGTTCGTGATCTCATCAAGGTTCAGGCCAATGGCAATCTTCGACGCCACACGGGCAATCGGGTATCCGGTTGCCTTGGATGCGAGCGCTGAAGAACGTGACACACGCGGGTTCACCTCGATGACACGGTAGTCTCCGTCCTGGTATGCGAGCTGTACATTACAGCCGCCCTGGACGTCCAGTGCCCGGATGATCTTGATGGACGCCGTCCGCAGTTTCTGGAACTCATCGTCCCTGAGAGTGAGAATGGGTGCGACGACCACACTTTCACCGGTATGGATACCCATCGCATCGACGTTCTCCATCCCACAGATGATAATGCAGGTGTCAGCAGAGTCACGCATCACCTCAAACTCTATTTCTTTCCAGCCGATGACACTCTCTTCGATGAGCACCTGGTGGATACGGGAGCGCTGCAGACCCAGTTCAACGATCCGCCTGAGGTCATCTGCGGTGTATGCGACACCACCGCCCGCACCACCAAGAGTGTAGGCAGGCCGGATGATTGCCGGAAGACCAACCATCTCCAGCGCCTCGTCGAGCTGCCCCATATCGTTGAGGATCATGCTCCGGGGCACCGGTTCCCCGATTTCTTCCATCAGGTCACGGAACTGTTCACGGTCCTCACCACGATAGATGGCTTCGAGGGGCGTGCCGAGGATTTCAACTCCCTCAAGAGCGCCCATCTCAGCCAGCTCAGCGGTCATATTGAGGCCGGTCTGACCGCCCATGCCGGAGAGAATACCGTCCGGCTTCTCTTTTTTAATGATTTCTGCGATGATTTCAGCCCGGATTGGCTCCACATAGATGACATCCGCCATCCCCGGATCGGTCTGAATGGTTGCCGGATTGGAATTCACCAAAACGACCTCAATCCCTTCTTCACGGAGGGCACGGCATGCCTGTGACCCGGAGAAGTCAAACTCTGCGGCCTGTCCGATCTGAATCGGGCCGGAGCCTATCAGAAGCACTTTTTTAATTTCAGGTTTCAGCGGCATCAGGGTATCCTCCGGTACATCATATCAAAGATCAACGCTTCCGTGTCGTAGGGACCGGCATGGGCCTCCGGGTGGAACTGGACCGTGAACACATTAAGATCCTCAGAATAGAATCCCTCCACGGTCCCGTCATTGACATTGGTGAAGAGCATCTCACAGCCTTCCGGAAGGGAATCGCCGTCCACCGCAAATCCGTGATTCTGGGTGGTGATGAAAATTCTCCCATCATAGTAGCGCACCGGCTGATTTGCCCCCC
Above is a window of Methanogenium organophilum DNA encoding:
- the carB gene encoding carbamoyl-phosphate synthase large subunit codes for the protein MPLKPEIKKVLLIGSGPIQIGQAAEFDFSGSQACRALREEGIEVVLVNSNPATIQTDPGMADVIYVEPIRAEIIAEIIKKEKPDGILSGMGGQTGLNMTAELAEMGALEGVEILGTPLEAIYRGEDREQFRDLMEEIGEPVPRSMILNDMGQLDEALEMVGLPAIIRPAYTLGGAGGGVAYTADDLRRIVELGLQRSRIHQVLIEESVIGWKEIEFEVMRDSADTCIIICGMENVDAMGIHTGESVVVAPILTLRDDEFQKLRTASIKIIRALDVQGGCNVQLAYQDGDYRVIEVNPRVSRSSALASKATGYPIARVASKIAIGLNLDEITNTVTGCTPASFEPAIDYVVVKVPRWPFDKFPNADRTLTTAMKSTGEVMSIGRTLEEAFKKAMRSLDTDIYSHTSESEIRMLLANPTDERFGCIFDAFRAGFSVEEVAELTLIAPFFLEKIRNIVQMEETLAAGNPTPETIKEARRAGFSSEEIATLSGISEQMVGDVGGMPTYKMVDTCAAEFPATTPYFYSTWEDENEIVHDEKEKVLILGSGPIRIGQGIEFDYCTVHAVMALREEGVEVHIVNNNPETVSTDYDTSDRLFFEPMTLEDVTNILKSDTYAGVMVQFGGQNSVNLALPLERAVASGNLNTKIFGTAPDAMDMAEDRDRFSQLLEELEIPSPANGSAYSEEEAFAIAEKIGFPLLVRPSYVLGGRAMELVHDEIELQTYIREAVRVSRQHPVLLDSFLQNAIEIDVDAVCDGTDVLIGGIMEHIEEAGVHSGDSACVIPPQSLTADVIETVRKYTKSLAVGIGVVGLINIQFAVKDEIVYILEANPRASRTVPFVSKATGLPLAKIAAKVMFGQKLADLGVSEPEMSHVAVKEVLLPFNKLPGVDTVLGPEMKSTGEVMGIDYDFGRAYYKACLSADNELPLDGNVFISVGTENKEGVLPAAQNLHELGLKIFGTKGTVEFLESNGISASLVRKVQEGSPNVIDVMRRGDLRLIINAPSGKYSRQDHVRIMRAALDYNIPYITTIQAANAAAQAIRSLKTDVITIEPLSHYHG
- a CDS encoding HhH-GPD family protein translates to MADPETKLTSPFFAHNKTPFTAESDGNLLSSEAVTEFRDIIRQYYHANRREMAWRETRDPYAIFVAEVMLQQTQVARVHTKYPEFLAAFPDFATLAEAPLEEVLRVWQGMGYNRRAKMLRDAARIVMETFGGRLPETPEELVTLPGIGPATAASIVAFAYNTPVVFIETNIRRVFIHFFFPHEEKVHDDRIRPLVRQTLYRENPREWYYALMDYGAMLKNIVVNPNRRSHGYTVQPSFAGSDREIRGRVLRYLLEEGPTRRDIVAAACGDDIDRTEKIIRKMMDESLLTDESGRLRIA